One Candidatus Nitrososphaera evergladensis SR1 genomic window carries:
- a CDS encoding response regulator, translating into MQAGIDKTVKKMTQQDSNRKRIMVVDDEPDVVFTIKKVLESDGFEVDAFYDSDLALKRFKGGLYDLLILDVRMPVMNGFELYAKLQDIDDKIKVIFMSALSDLEEYEMAGKEEDPRRRKRHFIQKPVGNKDLIERVNTLLSF; encoded by the coding sequence GTGCAAGCAGGGATAGACAAGACCGTCAAAAAAATGACGCAACAGGACAGCAATAGAAAAAGGATCATGGTGGTAGATGACGAGCCGGATGTTGTTTTTACTATCAAGAAAGTCCTGGAATCAGACGGCTTTGAAGTCGATGCGTTTTATGACTCGGACCTGGCGTTAAAGAGATTCAAAGGAGGATTATATGATCTTTTGATCCTCGACGTCAGGATGCCAGTGATGAACGGTTTTGAGCTTTACGCAAAATTACAAGATATCGATGACAAGATCAAGGTCATTTTCATGTCTGCCCTCTCTGACCTGGAGGAGTACGAGATGGCAGGAAAAGAAGAGGATCCCAGGCGGAGAAAAAGACACTTTATCCAAAAGCCAGTTGGAAACAAGGATCTCATCGAAAGGGTAAACACGTTGCTGTCATTCTAG
- a CDS encoding sensor histidine kinase codes for MMSQQLSDESSTERHEAGTTRVLYGAEKAVGMGIKFMSNVKKRMDISFDSRGASIVVEVPAYWNGYLDIKSRGGQIRVVTEITKANLHYCKRLAKIAQVRHLNGMTGGIAVNETEYMATTTLEEAKPLTQVIYSNVEEVVRQGHCLFEILWENSIPAQDRFREIEEGVEPERTRVLYGADRILNQVVECFSSIKYTFDNCTDSAGPSIFLGNEPLKTEYSKLKDRGVKLRFITEITRDNVSYCKQLMRVADVRHLNKVRGNFGIVDKRLYAASGVEHQGKIPSRLVTSTIRAFVEQQQYFFETLWKKAMPAEQKIREIEEGVKPEYIVTINDPDKVQKIAFDLANSAKSEILVMFSTANAFHRQERAGGVQLLMDAARKRNVKVRILTPFDDRIGEVSRNVREELVMRRHDLEKTAAGDIDIKYTEPTLQTKISLLIVDSRFSLAVELEDDAKETTSEAIGLATLSNSKATVSSYVSMFESMWRQNELLEKLKAHSKMQQEFINIAAHELRSPIQPIMGLSELLYFKATNDQQRELADIIRRNAERLHRLAENILDVTRIESQSLRLDKEQFSLKELLEDTIRDYKKSPDYNNNNNNNSIQLIYPSEKIDDDIFVQADKERIKQVISNLLSNAFGFTRGEGTVLVTVEREKRDDGSGQFVIVSVRDSGSGIAPEILPIMFEKFTTKSEKGTGLGLFISKGIIEAHGGRIWGKNNDDDDRKKGATFTFTLPTTIIVTDQQQDPVPGCKQG; via the coding sequence ATGATGAGCCAACAATTGTCTGATGAATCATCAACAGAGCGACATGAGGCAGGGACTACCAGGGTTCTGTACGGCGCCGAAAAGGCGGTCGGAATGGGGATAAAGTTCATGTCAAACGTAAAGAAAAGGATGGACATTTCTTTTGATTCCAGAGGTGCATCCATAGTAGTTGAAGTTCCAGCATACTGGAACGGTTATTTGGACATCAAAAGCAGGGGCGGCCAGATAAGGGTTGTCACAGAGATCACCAAAGCAAACCTGCACTACTGCAAGCGACTTGCGAAGATTGCACAAGTGCGCCATTTGAACGGAATGACAGGGGGCATTGCGGTCAATGAAACAGAATACATGGCCACTACTACTCTAGAAGAAGCCAAACCTCTGACGCAGGTCATCTATAGCAATGTTGAAGAGGTTGTCAGGCAGGGCCATTGCCTGTTTGAAATCCTCTGGGAGAATTCGATTCCCGCGCAGGACCGGTTCAGGGAAATTGAGGAGGGGGTAGAGCCTGAAAGGACCCGGGTGTTGTACGGCGCTGATCGTATCCTCAACCAAGTCGTGGAATGTTTTTCCAGCATAAAATACACATTTGACAATTGCACCGACTCTGCAGGGCCATCAATATTTCTGGGCAACGAGCCTCTCAAAACTGAATATTCCAAGCTCAAGGATAGAGGCGTAAAGTTAAGATTCATCACGGAAATTACAAGAGACAACGTATCTTATTGCAAGCAACTGATGAGAGTTGCTGACGTGCGCCATTTGAACAAAGTAAGGGGCAACTTTGGAATAGTCGACAAGAGGCTTTATGCGGCCAGCGGAGTCGAACACCAAGGAAAGATACCAAGCAGACTCGTAACCAGCACGATAAGGGCCTTTGTGGAGCAGCAACAGTATTTCTTTGAGACCCTGTGGAAAAAAGCGATGCCGGCCGAGCAAAAAATCAGAGAAATTGAAGAAGGAGTAAAGCCTGAATACATAGTGACAATAAACGACCCAGACAAGGTGCAAAAAATTGCCTTTGACCTTGCCAATTCAGCAAAAAGCGAGATACTAGTGATGTTTTCAACGGCCAATGCGTTTCACCGCCAAGAGCGCGCCGGAGGGGTGCAACTCTTGATGGACGCGGCAAGAAAACGCAATGTAAAAGTCAGGATCCTGACGCCGTTTGATGACAGGATAGGAGAAGTATCCAGAAATGTGCGCGAAGAACTGGTAATGCGGCGGCATGACCTGGAAAAGACTGCTGCTGGTGACATCGACATCAAATACACCGAACCTACATTGCAGACCAAAATTTCTCTCTTGATAGTTGACTCAAGATTCTCTTTGGCCGTTGAATTGGAAGATGACGCAAAAGAGACCACTAGCGAAGCCATAGGTCTGGCAACTTTATCAAACAGCAAGGCCACGGTGTCGTCGTACGTTTCGATGTTTGAGAGCATGTGGCGGCAAAACGAGTTGCTTGAAAAATTAAAGGCGCACAGCAAGATGCAGCAAGAGTTCATCAACATAGCCGCCCACGAGCTAAGATCCCCTATTCAACCAATAATGGGGCTATCAGAGCTTCTTTACTTCAAGGCAACAAACGATCAGCAGCGGGAGCTTGCTGACATAATAAGGAGAAATGCCGAGAGGCTGCACAGACTCGCAGAGAACATCCTGGACGTAACTAGAATCGAGAGCCAATCACTGAGGCTGGACAAAGAGCAGTTTAGCCTAAAAGAGTTGCTAGAAGACACCATACGGGATTACAAAAAATCTCCCGACTATAACAATAATAATAACAATAACAGCATACAGTTAATCTATCCGTCTGAAAAAATCGATGATGACATTTTCGTACAGGCAGACAAAGAAAGGATAAAGCAGGTGATTTCTAATCTCCTAAGCAACGCTTTTGGGTTCACCAGGGGAGAAGGAACTGTTTTAGTTACGGTTGAAAGAGAAAAGAGAGACGACGGCAGCGGTCAATTTGTTATCGTATCAGTCAGAGATAGCGGCTCTGGAATAGCGCCAGAGATACTTCCCATAATGTTTGAAAAGTTTACCACCAAATCTGAAAAAGGCACCGGACTTGGGTTGTTTATTTCAAAGGGGATCATAGAAGCGCATGGCGGCAGAATATGGGGCAAGAATAATGATGACGATGACAGGAAAAAGGGCGCGACGTTTACATTTACTTTGCCCACCACCATCATAGTCACTGACCAGCAGCAAGACCCAGTGCCGGGGTGCAAGCAGGGATAG
- a CDS encoding response regulator, with product MQDAESELRSSFGDDEISFLFSCNYCVCFVDIIGSTRITAGIDDPNRIRQYYSMFFSKIGQIARRFDARIIKIAGDCLICYFPKTADPANNSAFKDVLECGCAMIAAHDGINFELNVMNLPSLEYRISADYGRVEIAKSATSRTEDLFGSTMNLCAKINRMAAQNGMVIGGDLYQIVKAFSFNDFSFEDIGGYDIGLKHFYPVYSVIAKKRDNISGSGRDSIIPPSPRQTMHGSEILRRLHFAKNNNNNNSPSKPIIAAAGHTSNSTNVMVVDDEQDMLLTFKEFLRLEGHRAEVFVNPQEALKRYREVNPSYYGLIILDIRMPGMNGLQLYQRLKAINSNINVLFISALDAADELCSIFSGILPHNVIRKPVLREQFIHRVELCLAGHEQH from the coding sequence ATGCAAGATGCAGAAAGCGAGTTGCGCTCTTCTTTTGGAGACGATGAGATATCATTTCTTTTTTCATGCAACTATTGCGTTTGCTTTGTAGACATAATTGGCTCAACCAGAATCACGGCAGGGATAGACGATCCAAACAGAATCAGGCAGTACTATTCGATGTTTTTTAGCAAGATAGGCCAGATAGCGAGAAGATTCGATGCAAGAATAATCAAAATCGCAGGCGATTGTCTGATATGTTATTTTCCAAAAACTGCCGATCCGGCAAATAATTCTGCTTTCAAAGATGTTCTTGAATGCGGTTGCGCGATGATTGCCGCTCATGACGGCATCAACTTTGAGCTAAACGTCATGAACCTGCCGTCTCTGGAATACCGCATTAGCGCTGATTATGGAAGGGTGGAGATAGCCAAATCAGCAACATCTCGAACAGAAGACCTGTTCGGCTCCACGATGAATTTGTGCGCCAAGATAAACCGCATGGCGGCTCAAAACGGCATGGTGATTGGAGGCGACCTTTACCAGATTGTAAAGGCTTTTTCCTTCAACGACTTTTCCTTTGAGGACATTGGAGGATACGACATTGGCCTCAAGCATTTTTATCCCGTTTATTCAGTGATAGCGAAAAAAAGGGACAACATTAGCGGCAGTGGCAGGGATTCGATCATCCCTCCATCTCCAAGGCAGACCATGCACGGATCGGAAATTCTTCGCAGGCTGCATTTTGCCAAGAATAACAACAATAACAATAGCCCTTCAAAACCCATTATTGCTGCCGCCGGCCATACGAGCAATAGTACTAACGTAATGGTTGTTGACGATGAACAAGACATGCTCTTGACTTTCAAGGAATTCCTCAGACTCGAAGGGCATCGCGCCGAGGTATTTGTAAATCCGCAGGAAGCGCTGAAGCGGTACAGGGAAGTGAATCCTTCCTATTATGGACTCATCATTCTGGACATAAGGATGCCGGGCATGAACGGGTTGCAACTGTACCAGCGGCTAAAGGCTATCAATTCCAACATCAATGTCCTTTTCATATCCGCCCTTGATGCGGCAGACGAACTTTGCAGCATATTTTCTGGCATCCTGCCACACAACGTGATAAGAAAACCGGTCCTTCGAGAGCAGTTCATCCACAGGGTAGAATTATGCCTGGCAGGACACGAGCAGCATTGA
- a CDS encoding response regulator, producing MASGTEDITGSFSFDVTKRILEALETSGPMKKTNLATKTGLNYNVCLRYIKMLKLLEWIEVSSDKWDYVSITEVGRQVNGKLLSPSAVVNASVPDAKNKQAEEEGRGGFQFQQRPPQSSGRSLSEKAAVRSDDRADTAHEFRSIMLVDDEPDILVTYQSFLSLEGYSVGAFLDAYSALRDFAARPTYYDLVILDIRMPDLNGLQIYQSLKAMNPSCKVIFITALDAAKEMISILPGVTSEDIMKKPIDKEVFLKKVRHILSKNSVGTRAE from the coding sequence ATGGCATCGGGAACAGAAGACATCACAGGGTCGTTCTCTTTTGACGTCACAAAGAGGATACTTGAGGCTTTGGAAACAAGCGGACCGATGAAAAAGACCAACCTCGCCACAAAAACAGGATTGAACTATAACGTTTGCTTGAGATACATCAAGATGCTAAAGTTACTAGAGTGGATAGAGGTGAGCTCTGACAAATGGGATTATGTTTCCATTACCGAAGTCGGGAGGCAGGTCAATGGCAAGTTGCTGAGCCCCTCTGCAGTGGTAAATGCCTCTGTGCCCGATGCAAAGAACAAACAGGCAGAAGAAGAAGGAAGAGGTGGTTTTCAGTTCCAACAAAGACCACCACAATCATCGGGTAGATCCTTGTCTGAAAAAGCGGCAGTGAGATCCGACGACAGGGCAGATACAGCTCACGAGTTTCGCAGCATCATGCTGGTAGACGATGAACCCGACATACTGGTAACCTATCAGTCGTTTCTGTCCCTGGAAGGCTATAGCGTAGGGGCGTTCTTGGATGCATATAGCGCCTTACGCGATTTTGCCGCAAGGCCCACCTATTACGACCTGGTGATCCTCGACATAAGAATGCCCGATCTCAACGGGCTCCAGATATACCAGAGCCTCAAGGCCATGAATCCTTCGTGCAAGGTCATTTTCATAACTGCCCTTGATGCGGCAAAAGAAATGATCAGCATCCTGCCGGGCGTCACTTCCGAAGATATTATGAAAAAACCCATCGACAAAGAAGTCTTTTTGAAGAAAGTCAGGCATATTTTGTCCAAGAACAGCGTTGGTACGAGAGCAGAATAG
- a CDS encoding extracellular solute-binding protein yields MNSLEHSIFRIITVGIILFNIVVIGASSALAAAAGNNNNNNSSSSAGVIGTSTRGEKERDYYVNATAEQRHKEHLAMGAAITEPYTANLNYTLVAVGSASQGQVKSSLREDARITLNLSVWKSTKAVVSMDIMNGTVKIGNNKELQVHSGHAYYLINSHLMRIIGYIIIARESAGSEHQPSSSQVQTLKLIGKATTADDARLPAGTGSNQQPPLKIQILAAQSKLAPGWSLDMNAEVRLERGDSSSLPPQTTGQEGQKAAAQKKQVTLTAILDNLGDEERFHALIDSALQKLRERHPDLDIQVVEKQFAYPEERNQLIKSVANGTEVDLMSVDQIWLGELAEKGLLTDLGNYTKSWGRALDWYQSNWDGGAYKGKTYGIWVWTDVRGMYYWKDLLEAASVDPDSLKTWDGYIESAKKLDASLRPKGIEGVHLTGASHSPDLWYPYLWMLGGDILEQKSGHPTKGVYWFPAYNSSKGVEALTFLKHQVDAGIVPQKSHFWGKEFADKKFAVMIEASHVPGEFSPDQKQDLDKKVGFIPMLPVPNQNTQTTTLMGGWELSIPVTSRHKELAWELISLMVEPEILAPWLAKYNYLPTQLPIGEGPYSQQLRQTNPFFDDMVSMIQHGRSRPSIPEYPQIAEHIREAIDDVYYGKKEPKQALDDAAAKSAQALGWK; encoded by the coding sequence ATGAATTCATTAGAGCATTCTATTTTCAGAATAATAACAGTAGGAATTATTCTTTTCAACATAGTTGTTATAGGAGCCTCAAGCGCACTTGCGGCAGCGGCAGGCAACAACAACAATAACAATAGTAGCAGTTCCGCCGGTGTAATTGGGACCAGTACAAGAGGGGAAAAAGAGAGGGATTATTACGTAAATGCCACAGCAGAGCAAAGACACAAAGAACACCTTGCAATGGGAGCTGCAATCACGGAACCATATACGGCCAACCTGAACTATACGCTGGTTGCGGTCGGCTCTGCGAGCCAAGGTCAAGTCAAGTCGTCCCTCCGGGAGGACGCACGGATAACCCTGAATCTTTCAGTGTGGAAATCTACGAAAGCAGTAGTATCGATGGACATAATGAATGGCACGGTAAAGATTGGCAACAATAAAGAATTGCAGGTTCATTCAGGTCACGCATACTACCTGATAAATTCTCATTTGATGAGAATCATTGGATACATCATCATAGCGCGCGAAAGCGCAGGCAGCGAGCATCAGCCTTCTTCTTCTCAGGTCCAGACCCTCAAGCTGATAGGCAAGGCGACAACTGCAGATGATGCCAGATTGCCGGCAGGCACTGGCTCAAACCAACAACCTCCTTTGAAAATACAGATACTTGCCGCCCAGAGCAAGCTGGCGCCGGGATGGTCTCTGGACATGAACGCAGAGGTCAGGTTGGAGAGGGGCGATTCATCTTCTTTGCCGCCACAGACAACAGGGCAAGAAGGGCAGAAGGCGGCAGCACAGAAAAAACAAGTCACGCTCACGGCCATACTTGACAACCTGGGCGACGAAGAACGGTTCCACGCCCTTATCGATAGCGCGCTCCAGAAACTGAGGGAAAGGCATCCGGACCTTGACATCCAGGTGGTCGAAAAGCAGTTTGCATATCCAGAAGAGCGGAACCAGCTCATCAAGTCGGTTGCCAACGGGACCGAAGTCGATCTGATGTCGGTGGACCAGATATGGCTTGGAGAGCTGGCCGAAAAAGGACTCTTGACGGACCTTGGCAATTATACAAAAAGCTGGGGAAGGGCTTTGGACTGGTACCAGTCAAACTGGGACGGAGGGGCGTACAAGGGCAAGACGTACGGCATCTGGGTATGGACCGACGTGAGAGGGATGTATTACTGGAAAGACCTGCTTGAAGCTGCAAGCGTTGACCCGGACTCGCTAAAGACATGGGACGGATACATCGAGTCCGCAAAGAAACTAGACGCCTCGCTAAGGCCCAAGGGAATAGAAGGGGTCCACCTGACTGGCGCAAGCCATTCTCCGGACTTGTGGTATCCGTATTTGTGGATGCTTGGAGGAGACATCCTGGAGCAGAAAAGCGGGCATCCGACAAAGGGCGTCTACTGGTTTCCCGCATACAACAGTTCCAAAGGGGTGGAAGCGCTGACGTTTCTCAAGCACCAGGTGGACGCAGGGATAGTGCCGCAAAAGAGTCACTTCTGGGGAAAAGAGTTTGCAGACAAAAAGTTTGCAGTGATGATTGAAGCGTCTCACGTCCCAGGAGAATTCAGTCCAGACCAGAAACAAGACCTGGACAAGAAGGTAGGCTTTATCCCAATGCTCCCAGTCCCCAACCAGAATACCCAGACAACAACCTTGATGGGAGGATGGGAGCTGAGCATTCCCGTAACCTCTCGGCACAAGGAACTTGCATGGGAATTGATCTCGCTGATGGTAGAGCCAGAGATACTTGCGCCGTGGCTGGCAAAATACAACTACCTTCCGACACAGCTACCCATAGGTGAAGGTCCTTATTCGCAACAGCTCCGGCAGACAAATCCGTTCTTTGACGACATGGTCTCGATGATTCAGCATGGCCGCAGCCGACCCAGCATACCAGAGTATCCGCAGATTGCTGAACACATCAGAGAAGCCATTGACGACGTTTACTATGGCAAAAAGGAGCCAAAACAGGCACTTGACGATGCCGCGGCAAAGTCTGCGCAGGCGCTGGGATGGAAGTGA
- a CDS encoding sensor histidine kinase, producing MNFIKRKLVEYSLGPKARTTGVISVIFVIVLSVGLFIYTLNVTESSIKASLFDQQKERQVEAATKISEHIGSDLNLVLSTLDGLANSYYLQEGDLHSQDARSLVEEKYAQLDPTVKGLFVLDKNDIVTISLAPPSSETFLSADFSLRDWVIETRANHQPVFSNGFERQGMYRVFISYPIINKSTHEYIGIIGVSIPTVSFFAHYANVEDINSQFLIAYDHDGVMLANGASASLVGKNFFGKEAQASINHNPVLNNLTKSLLQGHSGYGVYDYGDGERITTQYPVFVQGKPTYFIQLVTPTTQIYSEVNDALFAERTKLGLLLTGTISAITILVILLIKWNNILNKEVKIRTRELGEANERLQANIKTQREFLNIAAHELRTPIQPILGLAEVLYDTDNSGSSNSNDNNSSSTIVASSQEKHLLEIIIRNARRLQGLSEDLLDVSRIESQSLKLNKVRFNLADVVARTVEDLGNSFASGDKKVELVAVPYEGREGDVIVNADKERIVQVISNLLHNALEFTREGTIWTSIQRKDGQTIVTVRDTGDGIDAEVFPRLFTKFVTKSKKGTGLGLFISKGIIEAHGGKMWAENNANGKGAAFFFSIPDDDNNTA from the coding sequence TTGAATTTTATCAAGCGAAAACTCGTGGAATACTCGCTTGGACCCAAGGCAAGGACAACTGGCGTCATTTCCGTGATATTTGTCATCGTGCTTTCAGTTGGATTGTTCATTTATACCCTGAACGTGACAGAAAGCAGCATCAAGGCAAGCCTGTTTGATCAACAAAAAGAGCGTCAGGTTGAAGCAGCAACCAAGATTTCAGAACACATCGGATCAGATCTCAACCTTGTTTTAAGCACGCTTGACGGGCTAGCAAATTCGTACTACTTGCAGGAAGGCGATTTGCATAGTCAAGATGCAAGGAGCCTCGTAGAAGAAAAATATGCCCAGCTTGACCCCACAGTTAAGGGTCTGTTCGTGCTGGACAAGAATGATATCGTGACGATAAGCCTGGCCCCGCCCAGTTCAGAAACCTTTCTCAGCGCAGATTTTTCGCTCAGGGATTGGGTGATAGAAACAAGAGCGAATCATCAGCCGGTATTTTCTAATGGATTTGAAAGACAAGGCATGTACCGGGTTTTCATTTCCTATCCGATAATAAACAAAAGCACTCACGAGTACATCGGGATAATAGGCGTATCGATACCCACGGTCTCTTTTTTTGCGCATTACGCAAACGTTGAGGATATCAATTCGCAGTTTCTGATAGCCTATGATCACGACGGAGTCATGCTGGCCAACGGTGCAAGCGCGAGCTTGGTAGGGAAAAACTTTTTTGGAAAAGAGGCGCAGGCTTCTATAAATCACAACCCCGTCCTGAACAACCTGACCAAAAGCCTCTTGCAGGGGCATTCAGGCTATGGCGTGTATGACTATGGGGATGGCGAAAGGATTACCACGCAATATCCGGTATTTGTCCAGGGCAAGCCCACATACTTTATTCAACTAGTAACGCCCACTACCCAGATTTATTCAGAAGTTAATGATGCCCTTTTTGCAGAAAGAACCAAACTGGGATTGCTCCTAACCGGCACAATCTCTGCGATAACGATACTGGTCATACTTCTCATCAAGTGGAATAACATCTTGAACAAGGAAGTGAAAATCAGGACACGCGAACTAGGAGAAGCAAACGAGCGGCTGCAAGCCAACATCAAAACGCAGAGAGAATTTCTCAACATTGCGGCACACGAGCTTCGAACCCCAATACAGCCGATACTGGGCCTTGCAGAAGTGCTTTACGATACTGACAACAGCGGCAGCAGCAATAGCAATGATAATAATTCTAGCTCTACAATTGTTGCCAGCTCGCAGGAGAAACACCTTCTTGAGATCATAATTAGAAACGCCAGAAGATTGCAGGGGCTCAGCGAAGACCTGCTTGACGTTTCAAGAATCGAATCGCAATCATTAAAGCTGAACAAGGTGAGATTTAATCTGGCTGATGTGGTGGCGCGTACTGTTGAAGATCTTGGAAATTCATTTGCCAGCGGCGACAAGAAGGTAGAGCTTGTAGCCGTCCCGTATGAAGGCAGAGAGGGAGATGTAATTGTAAACGCGGACAAGGAAAGGATAGTCCAAGTGATTTCCAATCTTTTGCACAACGCCCTGGAATTTACCCGGGAAGGAACGATATGGACAAGCATTCAGCGAAAGGACGGCCAGACAATTGTTACAGTGAGAGACACGGGCGACGGCATAGACGCCGAGGTATTTCCCAGACTGTTTACAAAGTTCGTTACAAAGTCGAAAAAAGGCACCGGACTTGGGTTGTTTATTTCAAAGGGGATCATAGAAGCGCATGGCGGCAAGATGTGGGCCGAGAACAACGCCAACGGAAAGGGTGCGGCCTTTTTCTTTAGCATACCTGATGATGATAATAATACTGCCTAG
- a CDS encoding C2H2-type zinc finger protein: MADTSERRDENNNDAANNNSSKNVRVDEESSSAIPDSRQSFHGIEKVTADFQCFVCGAVFNTDEDRKQHLEKEAHGTLHEESTEEDMEIAKEQEELNESHAHHV, encoded by the coding sequence ATGGCAGACACATCAGAAAGAAGGGACGAAAATAATAATGATGCCGCCAACAACAACAGCAGCAAGAATGTCAGAGTAGATGAAGAATCATCTTCAGCCATTCCAGATTCTAGGCAAAGTTTTCACGGCATCGAAAAAGTGACTGCAGATTTCCAGTGTTTTGTTTGTGGAGCGGTGTTCAATACAGACGAGGATAGAAAGCAACACCTGGAAAAAGAAGCGCACGGAACGCTGCATGAAGAATCTACAGAAGAAGACATGGAAATTGCCAAGGAGCAAGAGGAACTAAACGAGAGCCACGCTCATCACGTTTAG
- a CDS encoding NAD(P)-dependent malic enzyme — translation MGLKEDAINLHRMLRGKIEIHNRVSVDSIFEEEKGTLGLIYTPGVAYVSREISGNKELAYEYTSKWNNVAIICDGTRVLGLGNVGPEAAIPVMEGKSVLFKSLADINAIPLCIATQDKQEIIRIAKAIQPGFGAVNIEDIESPKVLEIVEALKEELDIPVFHDDQHGTAVITLAALVNALDLTGKKMDRIKVIIAGAGSAGYGIYRILEQAGCRDIIVADSKGAIYEGRADIVSSSNDEGSKNKYRQEIAKRTNADKVSGSIKEVIKGADLFIGVSGRGNIVSRDMVRTMNKDAIVFALSNPDPEVLPPDALAAGARIAATGRSDFANQINNAVVFPSVLRALLDLHARYLDEDMLVAVAFAIASLVDRKHLTESFIIPKVNDPRILPVVTQTLRDAVMKHIDAKGQVMSQQ, via the coding sequence ATGGGACTGAAGGAAGACGCAATCAACCTTCACAGGATGCTTAGGGGCAAGATAGAGATACACAACAGGGTGTCTGTTGACAGTATATTTGAAGAAGAAAAAGGCACTCTGGGCTTGATTTACACGCCAGGGGTAGCCTATGTGTCCAGAGAGATAAGCGGAAACAAAGAGCTGGCCTACGAGTACACCTCAAAATGGAACAACGTGGCCATAATCTGCGACGGCACGAGGGTTCTGGGGCTAGGAAACGTCGGGCCGGAAGCCGCAATCCCCGTCATGGAAGGCAAGTCGGTTTTGTTCAAGTCGCTTGCTGACATTAACGCGATACCTCTGTGCATAGCTACTCAGGACAAGCAAGAGATAATCAGGATTGCAAAGGCAATCCAGCCAGGATTTGGAGCGGTCAACATCGAAGACATAGAGTCCCCAAAAGTGCTTGAAATTGTGGAGGCGCTAAAAGAAGAGCTTGACATCCCGGTGTTTCATGACGACCAGCACGGTACTGCCGTGATCACCCTGGCCGCGCTGGTAAACGCACTTGACTTGACTGGAAAAAAAATGGATAGAATCAAGGTTATCATTGCAGGGGCAGGCTCTGCAGGGTACGGCATATACAGGATACTAGAGCAGGCAGGCTGCAGAGACATCATAGTTGCAGACAGCAAAGGCGCAATATACGAAGGAAGGGCAGATATTGTCAGTAGCAGTAATGATGAGGGCAGCAAGAACAAGTACCGCCAGGAAATAGCCAAGAGGACCAATGCCGATAAAGTCAGCGGCAGCATCAAAGAAGTCATCAAGGGAGCAGATCTGTTCATAGGAGTTTCAGGCAGGGGAAACATCGTAAGCCGCGACATGGTCAGGACGATGAACAAAGATGCCATAGTATTTGCATTGAGCAACCCGGATCCGGAGGTACTTCCCCCTGACGCGCTAGCCGCAGGAGCCAGAATAGCCGCAACTGGCAGGTCGGATTTTGCCAACCAGATCAATAACGCAGTGGTGTTCCCGTCTGTTCTACGAGCCTTGCTGGATCTGCACGCCAGATACCTAGACGAAGACATGCTCGTCGCAGTGGCTTTTGCCATTGCGAGCCTTGTTGACCGCAAGCATCTGACAGAGAGTTTCATAATCCCAAAGGTAAACGACCCCAGAATACTCCCGGTTGTTACGCAGACGCTGCGGGACGCAGTAATGAAGCACATTGATGCCAAGGGGCAAGTCATGTCGCAACAATAA